The Virgibacillus phasianinus genome includes a window with the following:
- a CDS encoding PTS sugar transporter subunit IIA, translating into MSELFFDESIILLDVDGSTKEDVLTVMGNNLVEKGLVQESFIPAIVAREAEFATGLPTAGVSVAIPHTDVEHVKRKTISVAILKNEVEFGVMGDETETTPVKIVFMLAMDEAHSQLTLLQKLMQVFQNEETLKYLVSEKNKSSIKNLLEAKLDFVALEGGE; encoded by the coding sequence ATGAGCGAGTTATTTTTTGACGAATCTATCATTCTACTAGATGTAGATGGTAGTACAAAAGAAGATGTTTTAACTGTAATGGGAAACAATTTGGTAGAAAAGGGTCTCGTCCAGGAAAGTTTCATTCCGGCCATAGTGGCCAGGGAAGCTGAATTTGCGACAGGTCTTCCGACGGCAGGAGTTTCAGTGGCAATCCCACATACAGATGTTGAACATGTCAAAAGAAAGACCATAAGTGTAGCGATTTTAAAGAATGAAGTTGAATTCGGTGTGATGGGTGATGAAACTGAAACGACGCCTGTAAAAATAGTGTTTATGCTTGCAATGGATGAAGCACATTCGCAGCTTACACTTTTGCAAAAATTAATGCAGGTTTTTCAAAACGAGGAAACATTGAAGTACTTAGTAAGTGAAAAAAACAAATCCAGCATCAAGAATCTACTAGAAGCCAAGTTGGATTTTGTTGCCCTTGAAGGAGGTGAGTAA
- a CDS encoding PTS sugar transporter subunit IIB: MKKKQVLVACGAGIATSTVVNGAIEEMAKEHDLKLDLVQIKIAEVGGYVDSADLLVTTAMTKKEFPFPVINARSFLTGIGTEDTKKQILEELKK, translated from the coding sequence ATGAAAAAGAAACAAGTATTGGTAGCATGTGGAGCAGGTATTGCAACATCAACAGTTGTTAATGGGGCTATTGAAGAAATGGCGAAAGAACATGACCTTAAACTGGATTTAGTTCAGATCAAGATTGCTGAAGTTGGCGGTTATGTGGATTCTGCAGATTTACTTGTAACGACTGCCATGACAAAGAAAGAATTTCCATTCCCTGTAATCAATGCACGCTCATTCCTAACTGGTATTGGAACTGAAGATACAAAGAAACAAATTCTGGAAGAGCTTAAAAAATAA
- a CDS encoding galactitol-specific PTS transporter subunit IIC — protein MQGFVDFIQSFLDLGATVILPVAIFLLGLFFGQKPGKAFRSGLTIGVAFVGIFLVIDLLVNNLGPAAQGMVERMGVSLNVIDVGWPATSSIAWASVVAAFVIPLGLVVNVIMLVTKTTKTMNVDIWNFWHYTFMAAMVYAISDSIVQGLIAAVIFQVICLKVADWTAPMVSEFYELPGVSLATGSTISYAPGIFLVKGLQKIPGVKNWNADPDAIQKRFGIFGESIFIGLFLGAAIGFLAGYNAGDIIEIGMAMAAVMVLMPRMVKILMEGLMPVSESAREWLNKRFGDREIYIGLDAAVALGHPSVISTALILVPITVVLAVILPGNSLLPFGDLATIPFIVAFIVGAARGNIVHSVIVGTIMIAISLYIATDVAPIFTEMATNANFDMPEGSTKISSIDQGGNIINWLIFKLFSLFN, from the coding sequence ATGCAAGGTTTTGTTGATTTTATACAGAGCTTTTTAGACTTAGGTGCAACCGTAATTCTGCCAGTTGCGATATTTTTATTAGGTCTATTTTTTGGGCAGAAACCAGGTAAAGCATTTCGTTCTGGTTTAACGATAGGTGTAGCTTTTGTTGGTATTTTCTTAGTAATCGATTTGCTTGTAAATAACCTGGGCCCGGCAGCGCAAGGGATGGTTGAACGGATGGGAGTAAGCTTAAATGTGATTGACGTTGGCTGGCCTGCAACATCTTCCATTGCCTGGGCATCCGTAGTTGCTGCCTTTGTTATACCACTTGGTTTAGTTGTAAACGTCATCATGCTTGTTACGAAAACGACGAAAACAATGAACGTGGATATTTGGAACTTCTGGCACTATACGTTCATGGCCGCCATGGTTTATGCAATCTCAGACAGTATTGTCCAAGGTTTGATTGCAGCCGTGATTTTCCAAGTTATCTGCTTGAAAGTAGCGGACTGGACAGCACCAATGGTCAGTGAATTCTATGAATTACCGGGTGTTTCGCTAGCAACTGGCAGTACGATTTCTTACGCACCAGGTATCTTCCTTGTAAAAGGACTTCAAAAAATTCCTGGCGTTAAAAATTGGAATGCTGATCCGGATGCGATTCAAAAACGATTTGGTATTTTTGGTGAATCAATCTTTATTGGATTGTTCTTAGGTGCAGCGATTGGTTTTCTTGCCGGGTACAATGCAGGAGACATCATTGAGATTGGTATGGCGATGGCCGCTGTTATGGTATTAATGCCACGAATGGTAAAGATCTTGATGGAAGGCTTAATGCCTGTATCAGAATCTGCACGGGAATGGTTAAACAAACGATTTGGTGATCGAGAAATTTATATTGGACTCGATGCTGCGGTAGCACTTGGTCATCCATCCGTTATTTCCACAGCTTTAATACTAGTTCCAATTACAGTTGTATTAGCAGTTATTTTACCAGGGAACAGCCTATTGCCGTTTGGTGACTTGGCAACGATTCCATTTATTGTTGCATTCATTGTAGGTGCTGCCAGAGGTAATATTGTTCATTCAGTAATTGTCGGTACAATTATGATTGCGATCTCCCTATACATCGCAACGGATGTTGCACCAATCTTCACTGAAATGGCTACAAACGCTAACTTCGATATGCCTGAAGGTTCAACGAAAATATCAAGTATTGACCAAGGCGGTAACATCATTAACTGGTTAATCTTCAAATTATTTAGCCTGTTTAACTAA
- a CDS encoding zinc-binding dehydrogenase: MKALVKTELGFGNLEIQDKEEPQAGKDQVKIKVKYAGICGSDIHTYEGHYKVGVPVTLGHEFSGEVVEVGEGVTEFKPGDRVTSETTFYICGECEYCKAGDYNLCSHRKGLGTQQDGGFTNYLIARKESVHKLPDNVDYQSAAMTEPLACTHHGVSKTEINHGDIVVVIGPGPIGLFTAQVAKSRGATVLITGLTNDKVRLDKAKELGIDYAVNTQKQDIKELVNSLTNGYGADVVFECSGAVPAAKQGLDLLRKKGQYGQIGLFAQPEVSFDLEKIIQKEIRVVGSRSQKPADWEPSLELMNNGSVNAKAMVTHEFNITQWDEAYQAIKSGEAIKVLLTPVD; this comes from the coding sequence ATGAAAGCACTTGTAAAAACAGAACTCGGATTTGGTAATCTGGAAATTCAAGATAAAGAAGAACCGCAAGCCGGCAAAGATCAAGTGAAAATCAAAGTGAAATATGCGGGGATTTGCGGGTCTGATATTCATACCTATGAAGGGCATTACAAGGTTGGTGTCCCGGTAACATTGGGGCATGAGTTTTCTGGTGAAGTGGTTGAAGTCGGTGAGGGTGTTACAGAATTTAAGCCCGGTGACCGCGTTACCTCAGAAACAACCTTTTATATTTGCGGAGAGTGTGAATATTGCAAGGCTGGTGATTACAATTTATGTAGCCACCGGAAGGGACTTGGAACTCAGCAGGATGGTGGCTTTACAAACTATTTAATTGCTCGTAAAGAGAGCGTCCATAAACTTCCGGACAATGTGGATTACCAATCTGCAGCGATGACGGAACCACTTGCATGTACCCATCACGGTGTATCAAAAACGGAAATCAATCATGGCGATATTGTTGTTGTCATTGGACCTGGTCCGATTGGACTGTTCACCGCACAAGTTGCCAAAAGCCGCGGTGCTACAGTTCTAATTACAGGTTTAACGAATGATAAAGTACGTTTGGATAAAGCGAAGGAATTGGGAATCGATTATGCAGTAAATACGCAAAAGCAGGATATCAAAGAACTTGTCAACAGCCTGACAAATGGTTATGGCGCAGATGTTGTATTTGAATGCTCGGGTGCAGTACCAGCTGCCAAGCAGGGGCTTGACCTATTGCGTAAGAAAGGTCAATATGGGCAAATTGGACTTTTTGCTCAACCGGAAGTTTCCTTTGATCTTGAAAAAATTATTCAAAAAGAAATCCGTGTTGTTGGAAGCAGAAGTCAAAAACCTGCTGACTGGGAGCCATCGCTAGAACTAATGAACAATGGCAGTGTAAATGCCAAGGCAATGGTCACACATGAATTTAATATTACCCAATGGGACGAAGCGTACCAGGCGATTAAAAGTGGAGAAGCCATCAAGGTATTGTTAACGCCAGTAGATTAA
- the deoC gene encoding deoxyribose-phosphate aldolase translates to MNKQDLINMIDYTLLKPTASKADITTFCNETIEHGFKTVFVNPYYVSYAHSLLSPHNIKVGVPIGFSLGGATTHTKVEETKEAIKNGAVEIDMLINLGALKSKEYDVVKNDITEVVKASEGLLTKVIIETALLTKEEKITASELIVEAGGDFVKTATGFNGGGATVEDVQLLRSVVGKNFGVKAAGGVRNYQDAVDIVNAGANRIGASGAIAIISGKTSQTSY, encoded by the coding sequence GTGAATAAACAGGATTTAATCAATATGATTGACTATACACTATTGAAACCAACTGCCAGTAAAGCGGATATCACGACCTTTTGCAATGAAACAATTGAACATGGTTTTAAGACGGTTTTCGTTAATCCATACTATGTTTCCTATGCGCATAGTCTACTATCGCCGCATAATATTAAAGTTGGCGTACCGATAGGCTTCTCGCTTGGCGGGGCAACCACCCATACAAAGGTGGAAGAAACGAAAGAAGCTATTAAAAATGGCGCTGTTGAAATAGATATGCTGATTAATTTAGGTGCATTGAAATCAAAAGAGTATGATGTTGTGAAAAACGATATCACAGAAGTTGTCAAAGCATCAGAAGGATTGCTTACCAAGGTAATTATCGAAACAGCATTATTAACAAAAGAAGAAAAAATAACTGCCTCTGAATTAATTGTGGAAGCAGGTGGTGATTTTGTTAAAACGGCTACTGGTTTCAATGGCGGCGGGGCTACGGTAGAAGACGTGCAATTATTACGTTCTGTTGTTGGAAAAAACTTTGGGGTTAAGGCTGCCGGCGGTGTTCGTAATTATCAGGATGCCGTGGATATTGTCAATGCTGGAGCAAATCGTATCGGAGCGAGTGGTGCAATCGCGATTATTTCCGGGAAAACATCACAAACATCCTACTAA
- a CDS encoding galactitol-1-phosphate 5-dehydrogenase, with protein MRSLNLYGKQDIRFEESPKPAIEKADDVIIKVKAVGICGSDISRYNKLGPYVEGMTFGHEFAGVIAEVGPEVKGIKEGDRAAGCPTFYCGKCESCKKGELSRCEKLTVIGARHPGAYAEYVKLPAENIIPLPDRVDFDTAAMVEPSAVVVHGFYRTSMQPGAEVAVMGCGNIGLLAIQWAKIFGAKKVYAIDIDDAKLAIAKEVGADVLINSLETPAHEQIGKHTNGKGVDVAIESAGSPITSAQVFALPKKGGEVVFMGIPYADINIERFYFEKIVRNELTVLGSWNALSSPFPGKEWSTTIHYMSTGQLNVKPIISHRLHLVQGPETFDNLINRKGTYGKVLFYPELG; from the coding sequence ATGAGATCCCTAAATCTTTATGGTAAACAGGATATACGTTTTGAAGAATCACCTAAACCCGCCATTGAAAAAGCTGATGATGTGATTATCAAGGTGAAGGCTGTTGGTATTTGTGGTTCGGATATATCCAGGTACAATAAATTGGGACCTTATGTGGAAGGAATGACTTTTGGTCATGAATTTGCTGGCGTTATAGCAGAGGTAGGGCCTGAAGTAAAAGGAATAAAAGAGGGTGATCGTGCGGCGGGGTGTCCAACCTTTTATTGCGGAAAATGTGAAAGCTGCAAAAAAGGTGAATTATCACGCTGCGAGAAATTAACCGTGATTGGCGCCAGGCATCCGGGTGCATATGCAGAATATGTAAAACTACCAGCCGAAAATATCATTCCGCTTCCAGATAGGGTTGATTTTGATACCGCTGCAATGGTGGAACCTTCAGCGGTTGTCGTCCATGGCTTTTATCGTACCAGCATGCAGCCAGGTGCGGAGGTAGCTGTCATGGGATGCGGTAATATTGGGTTACTGGCAATTCAATGGGCGAAAATTTTTGGTGCAAAAAAGGTTTACGCCATCGATATTGACGATGCCAAGCTTGCTATTGCAAAGGAAGTAGGGGCAGATGTGTTAATCAATTCACTTGAAACTCCAGCACATGAACAGATTGGCAAGCACACCAATGGTAAGGGTGTCGACGTTGCAATCGAATCAGCGGGATCACCAATTACTTCTGCACAGGTATTTGCATTGCCCAAAAAGGGTGGAGAAGTTGTGTTTATGGGGATTCCATATGCGGATATCAATATTGAGCGGTTTTATTTTGAAAAAATCGTCCGCAATGAGCTAACCGTATTAGGTTCGTGGAACGCCCTTTCTTCGCCATTTCCCGGTAAAGAATGGAGTACCACTATCCATTATATGAGTACAGGCCAGCTAAATGTAAAACCGATTATTTCCCACCGGCTGCATTTGGTGCAAGGCCCGGAAACGTTCGATAATCTGATCAACCGGAAAGGCACTTATGGCAAGGTATTGTTTTATCCGGAATTGGGATAA